Proteins encoded within one genomic window of Streptomyces sp. NBC_01408:
- a CDS encoding ParA family protein, with translation MTSPSSQSDREKVVSKLPPWLRQELKIRTAQLRVDIQDAVHQGIAHWSALASAPSPVDTSGAESFSTWLPAGQWESFRAGSKERGVSLIQGLAQAVRLWLEMNPAPTVRRPAVVRRIVVCNQKGGVGKTAITAGTGEALAEDPSSLHPVRVARQLARLTGTEDEGRQPDPTAASLDLEDLPGLGMRVLLVDFDPQGHLTKQLGQQPLPIGGDSLTCHMAGEAKGPLTDLIVPVPDERFGDRLHLLPACTDAFLLDVRLSTVRAREAALERALAPVESDYDVILVDCPPSLGLSMDAAIYYGRRRDAEQSGASGALIVVQAEDSSADAYDLLTSQINDLRDDLSLDIDYLGLVVNLYDGRRGYIATSSLQAWLDIKDPRVVAVVPDLKEQREAVRVKQPLFVYAPKGDQAVALRALAREIS, from the coding sequence ATGACTTCGCCCTCGTCCCAGAGCGACCGAGAGAAGGTCGTCTCCAAGCTCCCCCCGTGGCTGCGCCAGGAGTTGAAGATCCGCACCGCTCAACTGCGGGTGGACATCCAGGACGCCGTCCACCAGGGCATCGCCCACTGGAGCGCGCTCGCCTCCGCCCCGTCCCCCGTAGACACCTCGGGAGCCGAGTCCTTCTCCACCTGGCTGCCCGCCGGCCAGTGGGAGTCCTTCCGCGCCGGGTCCAAGGAGCGCGGGGTCTCCCTGATCCAGGGCCTGGCCCAAGCGGTGCGGCTCTGGCTGGAGATGAACCCGGCCCCGACCGTCCGGCGGCCCGCCGTCGTACGCCGCATCGTCGTGTGCAACCAGAAGGGCGGAGTCGGCAAGACCGCGATCACCGCGGGCACCGGAGAGGCCCTGGCAGAGGATCCGTCGAGCCTGCACCCGGTGCGCGTCGCCCGGCAGCTCGCCCGCCTCACGGGCACCGAGGACGAGGGCCGACAGCCGGACCCGACCGCCGCGTCCCTCGACCTGGAGGACCTGCCCGGTCTCGGCATGCGGGTCCTGCTCGTCGACTTCGACCCGCAGGGCCACCTGACCAAGCAGCTGGGCCAGCAGCCGCTGCCCATCGGCGGCGACAGCCTCACCTGCCACATGGCGGGCGAGGCCAAGGGCCCCCTCACCGACCTGATCGTCCCCGTCCCGGACGAGCGGTTCGGCGACCGGCTGCACCTGCTGCCCGCCTGCACGGACGCCTTCCTCCTCGACGTCCGGCTGTCCACCGTCCGGGCCCGAGAGGCCGCCCTCGAACGGGCCCTCGCCCCCGTCGAGTCCGACTACGACGTCATCCTCGTCGACTGCCCTCCGAGCCTCGGCCTCAGCATGGACGCGGCCATCTACTACGGGCGCCGCCGCGACGCCGAACAGTCCGGCGCTTCCGGCGCGCTGATCGTCGTACAGGCGGAGGACTCGTCCGCCGACGCGTACGACCTCCTCACCTCCCAGATCAACGACCTGCGCGACGACCTCAGCCTGGACATCGACTACCTCGGGCTGGTCGTCAACCTCTACGACGGCCGGCGCGGCTACATCGCGACCTCCTCCCTCCAGGCCTGGTTGGACATAAAGGATCCGCGGGTGGTGGCCGTCGTACCCGACCTCAAGGAACAGCGCGAAGCGGTGCGGGTGAAGCAGCCGCTGTTCGTCTACGCGCCCAAGGGCGACCAGGCGGTCGCGCTGCGCGCCCTCGCAAGGGAGATCTCATGA
- a CDS encoding ScbR family autoregulator-binding transcription factor gives MARVRQERAEITRQAILDGAAVAFDACGFEGTSLSGVVKHAGVTKGALYFHFQSKEALARTLMDEQFQVAEGVPAIADPGLQTVIDLTHQMAHGLRTNVRIRAAIRLIIEFGSFTHPDPAPYNTWIDTCLGCLVPAQERGDVRSSLDVHDLATLLVGSFTGIQVASHVRTGREDLHSRVIDLWNFLLPGIVPADRIPHFDPAGSPACRAELALPAPDSLGVTVG, from the coding sequence GTGGCGAGGGTCAGGCAGGAACGGGCGGAGATCACCCGGCAGGCGATCCTCGACGGCGCGGCCGTCGCCTTCGACGCCTGCGGCTTCGAGGGCACCAGCCTGAGCGGCGTGGTCAAGCACGCCGGAGTCACCAAGGGCGCCCTGTACTTCCACTTCCAGTCCAAGGAAGCCCTCGCCCGCACCCTGATGGACGAGCAGTTCCAGGTCGCGGAGGGCGTGCCCGCCATCGCGGACCCGGGCCTCCAGACCGTCATCGACCTCACCCACCAGATGGCGCACGGACTGCGCACCAACGTCCGCATCCGCGCCGCAATACGGCTGATCATCGAGTTCGGCTCCTTCACCCACCCGGACCCGGCCCCGTACAACACCTGGATCGACACCTGCCTCGGCTGCCTGGTGCCGGCCCAGGAGCGCGGCGACGTACGGTCCTCGCTCGACGTGCACGACCTCGCGACGCTGCTCGTGGGCTCGTTCACCGGAATCCAGGTCGCCTCGCACGTGCGCACCGGCCGCGAGGACCTGCACAGCCGGGTCATCGACCTGTGGAACTTCCTCCTCCCGGGAATCGTGCCCGCCGACCGCATCCCGCACTTCGACCCGGCCGGCTCGCCCGCGTGCCGTGCCGAGCTCGCTCTGCCGGCCCCGGACTCCCTTGGGGTCACGGTCGGCTGA
- a CDS encoding carboxymuconolactone decarboxylase family protein — MTARMGNPAVVVPGAMDALQAAHKAVVGTGISERTLELVSIRASQINGCGVCLDMHHKIAKHLGETDDRIHVLAGWRDTSYFSDAERAALAIAESVTRLADRTDAVPDAVYDEAAKHYDEAQLGALILHVGLINVWNRINIATHQLAGGAWA, encoded by the coding sequence GTGACCGCACGCATGGGAAACCCCGCCGTCGTCGTCCCCGGCGCGATGGACGCGCTGCAGGCGGCCCACAAGGCCGTCGTCGGTACCGGCATCAGTGAGCGCACCCTGGAGCTCGTGTCGATCCGGGCCAGCCAGATCAACGGGTGCGGTGTCTGCCTGGACATGCACCACAAGATCGCGAAGCACCTCGGCGAGACCGACGACCGCATTCACGTCCTCGCCGGCTGGCGCGACACCAGCTACTTCTCGGACGCCGAGCGCGCCGCCCTCGCCATCGCCGAGTCCGTGACCCGTCTCGCGGACCGCACCGACGCCGTCCCGGACGCGGTCTACGACGAGGCGGCCAAGCACTACGACGAGGCGCAGCTCGGGGCGCTCATCCTCCACGTCGGCCTGATCAACGTCTGGAACCGCATCAACATCGCCACGCACCAGCTGGCGGGCGGCGCCTGGGCCTGA